Proteins from a genomic interval of Musa acuminata AAA Group cultivar baxijiao chromosome BXJ1-9, Cavendish_Baxijiao_AAA, whole genome shotgun sequence:
- the LOC135593290 gene encoding protein ETHYLENE-INSENSITIVE 3-like 1a, which translates to MMGGLLMEGMVYPGEPNYVQNISYGSLHQPLVGECNGQGHLIDPPQDNFAEVCDEESDDEDVDIEELERRLWRDRMRLKHLKEQQQQQSKSKNKEQGDSAKQRQCHDQALRKKMSRAQDGILKYMLKMMEVCNAQGFVYGIIPEKGKPVSGASDNLRGWWKEKVRFDRNGPVAIAKYQVDNAIVGSNSEMSSGTASLHSLQELQDTTLGSLLSALMQHCDPPQRRFPLEKGVAPPWWPTGKEEWWPQLGIPNDQRPPPYKKPHDLKKAWKVSVLTCVIKHMSPDINKIRRLVRQSKCLQDKMTAKESATWLAVIKQEEDMYMKLHPEAYFPPSSGSCISGSISFVSSCSEYDVEGVDEGKCEDVVNHKLHAEGNPFDLSGTARKEKTVKEEMKMEFTRKRNVAEPESVLNQCIYTCDNVQCPHHDPRHGFLDRNARNSHRYVCKYQNTHPQGTGVAFNSFPVKENKLLSFSMSYDTQPNPTSLESGPIPANTSDLGIPSDGQRSIDELMSLYDKNLNANKSFNSRGIGMSEGRTPLQPRTRVEDNFFPQGTKAIGGMLEEVSNLVQQQQQFPVRENVMPFQQQFGNPSDEMSGDLCYGSAFSMPSMDYSDTLHRLQKAEAANWFY; encoded by the coding sequence ATGATGGGTGGGCTATTAATGGAAGGCATGGTTTATCCTGGAGAGCCTAATTATGTGCAAAATATCAGCTATGGATCCCTTCATCAGCCTTTGGTCGGTGAATGCAATGGACAAGGACATCTTATCGATCCACCACAGGACAACTTTGCTGAGGTTTGTGATGAAGAGAGCGACGACGAAGATGTTGACATCGAAGAGCTTGAACGTCGTCTATGGCGAGACAGGATGCGGCTGAAGCACTTGaaggaacagcagcagcagcagagcaaGAGCAAGAACAAGGAGCAAGGTGACTCGGCAAAGCAGCGTCAGTGCCATGATCAAGCCCTCCGAAAGAAGATGTCTCGCGCGCAGGATGGAATCCTCAAGTACATGCTTAAAATGATGGAAGTATGCAATGCTCAGGGCTTCGTTTACGGTATAATTCCAGAGAAGGGCAAGCCTGTAAGTGGTGCCTCCGACAACCTCAGAGGGTGGTGGAAAGAAAAGGTCAGGTTTGATCGGAATGGACCTGTGGCTATCGCAAAGTATCAGGTTGACAATGCCATTGTTGGATCCAACAGTGAAATGAGCTCTGGAACTGCAAGCCTTCATTCATTGCAGGAGCTTCAGGATACAACACTGGGTTCTCTCCTGTCAGCTCTGATGCAGCACTGTGACCCACCTCAGCGAAGGTTCCCTCTGGAAAAGGGAGTTGCACCCCCATGGTGGCCTACCGGGAAAGAGGAGTGGTGGCCGCAGCTGGGAATTCCGAACGACCAACGACCGCCACCCTACAAGAAGCCTCATGATCTGAAGAAGGCTTGGAAGGTTAGCGTCTTGACTTGTGTAATCAAGCATATGTCGCCTGACATCAACAAGATCCGTAGGCTCGTCCGGCAGTCCAAGTGCCTGCAAGACAAGATGACCGCCAAAGAGAGCGCGACATGGCTCGCTGTCATCAAACAGGAGGAGGACATGTACATGAAGCTGCACCCTGAAGCTTACTTTCCACCATCCTCTGGTAGCTGCATTTCGGGATCCATCTCCTTCGTTAGCAGCTGCAGTGAGTACGACGTGGAAGGTGTTGATGAAGGCAAGTGTGAGGATGTAGTGAACCACAAGCTTCACGCTGAAGGGAATCCTTTCGATCTGAGTGGCACTGCAAGGAAAGAGAAGACTGTGAAGGAAGAGATGAAGATGGAATTTACTCGGAAAAGAAATGTTGCTGAGCCAGAATCAGTGCTGAACCAATGCATCTATACCTGTGATAATGTGCAGTGCCCACATCATGATCCCCGGCATGGGTTTCTGGATAGGAATGCAAGAAACAGTCACCGATACGTTTGTAAGTATCAAAACACTCATCCTCAAGGAACAGGGGTGGCTTTCAACAGCTTCCCGGTGAAGGAGAACAAGCTTCTGAGTTTCTCTATGTCATACGATACCCAACCAAATCCGACATCCCTTGAATCAGGCCCCATCCCTGCTAACACATCTGATTTGGGTATTCCTTCCGATGGGCAGAGATCGATCGACGAGTTGATGAGTTTGTACGACAAGAATCTCAATGCTAACAAGAGCTTCAACTCGAGAGGCATAGGGATGTCGGAAGGCCGAACTCCTCTGCAACCTAGAACTCGAGTGGAGGACAACTTCTTTCCGCAAGGGACTAAAGCAATCGGTGGTATGCTTGAGGAAGTCAGCAACTTGGTGCAGCAACAGCAGCAATTCCCTGTTCGCGAGAACGTAATGCCATTTCAGCAGCAATTTGGTAACCCATCTGATGAAATGAGTGGTGACCTGTGCTATGGATCTGCTTTTAGTATGCCTTCCATGGACTACTCTGATACCTTGCACAGATTGCAGAAGGCCGAAGCAGCCAACTGGTTTTACTGA
- the LOC135583958 gene encoding uncharacterized protein LOC135583958 → MNIVKSKGNGIEKSLSIEEQKAKINEVREILGPMVNMLPNFCSDASVSRYLRARNWNVERASKMLKESLKWRLEYKPETIRWEDVAHEAETGKIYRADYLDKNGRAVLVMRPGFQNTSSSKGQIRYLVYCMENAIFNLAANQEQMVWLIDFQGWTMASVSVKVTRETAHILQDYYPERLGLGILYNPPRIFESFWKVVKPFLEHKTYKKVKFVYSDNTESQKIMTDLFEMDKLESAFGGHNPAGFDLNKYAEKMKDDDQKMSAFMESASSVFFQEQSHVSVLQPEFSVTEQQLESSSDSSPSSDAESPRRVDTKISSANEMKEQLNCKDTTIAESGVSHPLIHMNDFA, encoded by the exons ATGAATATAGTAAAATCAAAAGGGAATGGCATTGAGAAATCCTTGTCCATCGAAGAGCAGAAAGCTAAG ATAAATGAAGTTCGTGAAATCTTGGGGCCAATGGTCAATATGCTTCCAAACTTCTGTTCAGATGCTTCGGTATCGAGGTATCTACGTGCAAGAAACTGGAATGTGGAAAGGGCAAGTAAGATGCTGAAGGAATCTCTGAAGTGGAGATTGGAATATAAGCCAGAAACCATTCGCTGG GAGGATGTTGCTCATGAAGCTGAGACTGGAAAAATCTACAGGGCTGACTACCTTGACAAGAATGGAAGAGCTGTTCTTGTTATGAGGCCTGGATTTCAG AATACTAGCTCAAGTAAAGGACAAATCAGATACCTGGTCTACTGTATGGAGAATGCCATTTTCAATTTAGCAGCAAATCAGGAGCAAATGGTGTGGCTCATAGATTTTCAAGGCTGGACTATGGCAAGTGTATCAGTAAAAGTGACTCGTGAAACAGCGCATATTTTGCAGGACTACTATCCTGAAAGGCTGGGACTGGGAATCCTGTATAATCCTCCAAGGATTTTTGAATCATTTTGGAAG GTGGTGAAGCCCTTTCTTGAGCATAAGACATACAAAAAGGTGAAATTTGTTTACTCTGATAACACCGAGAGCCAGAAAATAATGACTGACCTCTTCGAAATGGACAAACTGGAATCTGCATTCGGGGGCCATAATCCAGCCGGGTTTGATCTCAACAAGTATGCTGAAAAGATGAAAGACGATGATCAGAAGATGTCTGCTTTCATGGAATCAGCTTCTTCTGTCTTCTTCCAAGAACAATCCCATGTTTCTGTTCTCCAACCAGAGTTCTCAGTAACCGAACAACAGTTAGAATCCTCATCTGATTCATCTCCCTCAAGTGACGCCGAATCTCCCAGAAGAGTAGATACCAAGATTTCTTCAGCGAACGAGATGAAAGAACAACTGAACTGCAAGGACACCACAATTGCTGAATCAGGGGTTTCACATCCGCTGATCCATATGAATGACTTTGCATAA